The following are encoded in a window of Lagenorhynchus albirostris chromosome 3, mLagAlb1.1, whole genome shotgun sequence genomic DNA:
- the MISP gene encoding mitotic interactor and substrate of PLK1 — translation MDRVTRYPIFSIPHSPRVAGMAFKGDTSYSFELVDVRSVARGWGQDEPVAWPADHEASLEMVQTGTPLSLHVFPGRLAPQLPCPEDDETEVKAYHLEARDTPPWRPRDLEWERRAVIQDQAVRKSGTVAMLHGTSDHREPRSPGRPQSTPLEENMIDTEQIDFLAARRQFLSLEQRSAPPGAAHARAGVPRIPPPGASQASKALNGPPLVNGYVVPVKPQEKEVVTEEKRVHGLPASSGAQASDDPGSWSQEGSPEPTKETPIEREIRLAQQREADLREQRGLQRAASQQELLEIPARPLLSRASPATAPRPHRGRPSLYVQRDIAQGSQREEDHRREGLQVGRVSTSDWFSEGPQPILRRVHSADSILSATPDASAASPTPEVRKVNRIPPDAYQPFLSPRTPPGEPPAFHTYRKPSGLSADEARPVGSPKAAGSQRHPSGSSARPASTKQEPPRGPLCANRGVVRWEYFRLRPLRFGVPDEPEKAEAPRVWGWEVAGAPALRLQKSQSSELLEREVESVLRREREVADERRSALYPEVFSLPPDECGDQDSRSSSRASGITDSYSVSESHFFTPIHLHSGLVWTAEASAEDAPRQRKKNEQWYAGLNPTDQVNLEVLEATLVTRHKNAMAERWEAQIYASEDED, via the exons ATGGACCGAGTGACCAGATACCCCATCTTCAGCATCCCCCACTCACCCCGTGTGGCCGGCATGGCCTTCAAAGGCGACACCAGCTACTCGTTTGAGCTGGTGGACGTGAGGTCCGTGGCCAGAGGCTGGGGCCAGGATGAGCCAGTGGCCTGGCCTGCTGACCACGAGGCCTCTCTGGAAATGGTGCAGACGGGGACACCCCTCAGCCTGCATGTCTTCCCCGGCCGGCTGGCCCCACAGCTGCCCTGCCCGGAGGACGATGAGACGGAGGTGAAGGCCTACCACCTGGAGGCTAGGGACACCCCGCCCTGGCGGCCACGTGACCTGGAGTGGGAACGCCGGGCGGTCATTCAGGACCAGGCGGTCAGGAAGAGCGGCACGGTGGCCATGCTCCATGGCACCTCTGACCACAGGGAGCCCAGGAGCCCCGGCCGCCCGCAGTCCACGCCCCTGGAGGAGAACATGATTGACACAGAGCAGATCGACTTCCTGGCAGCCAGGCGGCAGTTCCTGAGCCTGGAGCAGAGGAGCGCTCCACCCGGGGCGGCCCACGCCCGTGCGGGGGTTCCTCGGATCCCACCACCTGGGGCCAGCCAGGCCTCCAAGGCCCTGAACGGGCCACCCCTGGTCAATGGGTATGTCGTCCCAGTCAAGCCTCAGGAGAAGGAGGTGGTCACGGAGGAGAAGAGGGTCCACGGTTTACCCGCCAGCTCTGGTGCCCAAGCCTCGGATGACCCTGGTTCCTGGTCCCAAGAGGGGTCCCCGGAACCCACCAAGGAGACGCCCATTGAGCGGGAGATCCGGCTGGCCCAGCAGCGGGAGGCAGACCTCCGGGAGCAGCGGGGGCTGCAACGGGCGGCCAGCCAGCAGGAGCTGCTGGAGATCCCGGCCAGGCCGCTGCTGAGCAGGGCGAGCCCGGCCACGGCCCCGCGGCCGCACAGGGGGCGCCCGTCGCTCTACGTGCAGCGGGACATCGCTCAGGGGTCGCAGCGCGAGGAGGACCACCGGCGCGAGGGCCTGCAGGTGGGCCGGGTGTCCACATCCGACTGGTTCTCCGAAGGCCCCCAGCCCATCCTCAGGAGAGTCCACAGCGCAGACTCCATCCTCAGCGCGACCCCAGATGCCAGCGCAGCCAGCCCCACACCAGAGGTGAGGAAGGTGAACCGCATCCCACCTGATGCCTACCAGCCATTCCTGAGCCCCCGGACGCCCCCGGGAGAACCCCCAGCCTTCCACACCTACCGCAAGCCCAGCGGTCTCTCTGCCGATGAGGCCAGGCCTGTGGGCTCTCCAAAGGCCGCAGGGTCTCAGAGGCATCCCTCGGGGTCCTCTGCAAGGCCTGCAAGCACAAAGCAGGAGCCTCCCCGGGGACCCCTGTGTGCCAACAGGGGTGTCGTGCGATGGGAGTACTTCCGCCTGCGTCCCTTGAGGTTCGGGGTCCCGGATGAGCCTGAGAAAGCTGAGGCCCCCCGAgtttggggctgggaggtggctGGGGCCCCGGCACTGAGGCTACAGAAGTCCCAGTCATCGGAGCTGCTGGAGAGGGAGGTGGAGAGCGTCCTGCGGCGGGAGCGGGAGGTGGCTGACGAGCGGCGGAGCGCTCTGTACCCTGAGGTCTTCTCCCTGCCTCCGGACGAGTGCGGTGACCAAGATTCCAGGAGCTCCTCCCGCGCATCTG GCATCACGGACAGCTACTCGGTGTCTGAGTCACACTTTTTCACCCCCATCCACCTGCACTCCGGCCTGGTGTGGACGGCAGAGGCCTCAGCTGAGGATGCccccaggcagagaaagaagaatgagcaGTGG TATGCCGGCCTCAACCCCACTGACCAAGTCAACTTGGAG GTCTTGGAGGCCACACTGGTAACCCGCCACAAGAACGCCATGGCGGAGCGCTGGGAAGCCCAGATCTATGCCAGCGAGGATGAGGATTGA